In Gammaproteobacteria bacterium, one DNA window encodes the following:
- the cas3 gene encoding CRISPR-associated helicase Cas3': MVYIAHKNHTLEQHLLGVADKAKGFAAKLSLDEQGELIGLLHDLGKYSAQFQTYIQSAIGLIDEDKDDYVDAQNLKGKVDHSTAGAQLIWNELSRQGKFGPIVGQLLSLCIASHHSGLIDCISPGVAAPSIDKFTKRMGALEERSHFEEVQAKMDASIIARFHELIISPKLIDRIKSLILQIVQHDSDNELITRFKIGLLVRFLFSCLIDADRIDTADAEKPRAAKQRQHGNYIEWAELIERLEKKLVEFSDAEPIDKIRRNIADHCRDAAQRDKGTFTLSVPTGGGKTLASLRFALHHTQQHKMERIIYIIPYTSIIDQNADVVRKILEPESESRGSIVLEHHSNLTPEQQGSREKILAENWDAPVIYTTMVQLLETLFGGGTRGARRMHQLANSVLVFDEIQTLPVNTVHMFCNAINFLVEQCGSTVILCTATQPLLNSVDSSKGVLKFTKDSEIMPDVKQLFDDLERVKVLNQRKPGGWKVEEVAELALREVSESGSCLAIVNTKKSAQALFSLLRQTQGMRVFHLSTNMCPAHRKKILAEIRSLLEEKSPVLCVSTQLIEAGVDVDFGAVIRYTAGLDSIAQAAGRCNRNKRREVGRVHVVNPADENLDMLMDIRVGKEVTERLLDDLKSGAENFDGGMIAPQAMKRYFEYYFFARKDEMGYPVSKEITGRDDSLLNMLSINQQAVADYAREYNSAPNIYLRQSFMTAAKAFKVIDAPTRGIIVPYGDEGKKLIGELCGAFEVEKQFELLRWAQQYTVNVFPHQLEKLQKEKALHEIQDGVDILYLADARYYNEDFGLSLTPEGKMETYCA; encoded by the coding sequence AATCATACACTGGAACAGCACCTATTAGGTGTAGCTGATAAAGCAAAAGGCTTTGCTGCTAAGCTAAGCTTGGATGAGCAAGGTGAACTGATAGGTTTGCTGCATGATTTGGGTAAATACAGTGCCCAATTCCAAACTTATATCCAATCGGCTATCGGTTTGATTGACGAGGACAAAGACGATTATGTCGATGCACAGAACTTAAAAGGCAAGGTAGATCATTCCACCGCAGGTGCCCAACTTATTTGGAATGAGTTGTCCAGACAAGGTAAATTTGGGCCAATTGTGGGTCAGCTTTTATCGTTGTGTATTGCATCGCATCACTCAGGCCTGATTGATTGTATTTCTCCTGGTGTAGCAGCGCCGAGTATTGATAAGTTCACAAAAAGAATGGGTGCTCTGGAAGAGAGATCGCATTTTGAAGAAGTGCAAGCAAAGATGGATGCAAGCATCATTGCACGATTTCATGAACTTATCATTTCTCCTAAGTTGATTGACAGAATTAAGAGCTTAATTCTTCAGATTGTTCAACATGATTCTGATAACGAGTTAATTACGAGATTCAAAATCGGATTATTGGTTCGTTTTCTGTTCAGTTGCTTGATTGATGCAGATCGTATTGATACAGCGGATGCGGAAAAGCCGCGAGCAGCAAAGCAGCGACAGCATGGAAATTATATTGAATGGGCAGAATTGATCGAGAGATTGGAGAAAAAGCTAGTCGAATTTAGTGATGCTGAACCTATAGACAAAATCAGGCGCAATATTGCTGATCATTGCCGTGATGCAGCTCAAAGAGATAAAGGGACCTTTACACTATCAGTTCCAACAGGTGGCGGAAAAACCCTCGCCAGTCTTCGCTTCGCGCTCCATCATACGCAACAACACAAGATGGAACGGATAATTTACATTATTCCGTATACCTCCATCATTGACCAGAATGCGGATGTGGTGCGTAAAATTCTTGAGCCAGAAAGCGAATCGAGAGGCAGTATTGTGTTAGAACACCACTCAAATCTCACACCAGAACAGCAAGGGTCTCGCGAAAAAATACTGGCAGAGAATTGGGATGCTCCAGTGATTTATACAACCATGGTGCAATTGCTTGAAACACTTTTTGGGGGAGGTACGCGTGGTGCAAGACGGATGCACCAATTGGCAAACTCCGTATTGGTTTTTGACGAAATCCAGACTCTGCCAGTTAATACTGTTCACATGTTTTGCAATGCTATCAATTTTCTTGTGGAGCAGTGCGGTAGCACTGTGATTTTATGTACTGCCACTCAACCGTTATTGAATAGCGTGGATTCCTCAAAGGGAGTTTTGAAATTTACCAAAGACAGCGAAATCATGCCTGATGTGAAGCAATTATTTGATGATTTGGAGCGTGTCAAAGTGCTCAATCAACGCAAGCCAGGCGGTTGGAAAGTTGAAGAGGTCGCCGAATTGGCATTACGCGAAGTAAGCGAAAGTGGTAGCTGTCTGGCAATTGTGAATACCAAGAAATCAGCGCAAGCATTGTTCTCGTTACTCAGACAAACCCAAGGAATGCGCGTGTTCCATCTCAGCACCAATATGTGCCCAGCGCACCGCAAAAAGATTTTGGCTGAGATTCGGAGTTTACTGGAGGAGAAATCCCCCGTGCTTTGTGTGAGTACACAATTGATTGAGGCTGGGGTGGATGTGGATTTCGGCGCAGTTATCCGCTACACGGCAGGGCTGGATTCCATTGCACAAGCGGCGGGCCGTTGCAACCGCAACAAGCGCCGCGAGGTGGGACGTGTCCATGTCGTTAATCCAGCCGACGAAAATCTGGATATGCTCATGGATATTCGGGTAGGCAAAGAGGTAACGGAGCGCTTGTTGGATGATCTGAAATCTGGTGCCGAAAATTTCGATGGCGGCATGATCGCGCCACAAGCCATGAAACGATATTTCGAGTATTACTTCTTTGCGCGCAAGGATGAAATGGGCTACCCGGTTTCAAAGGAGATAACCGGGCGCGATGACAGTCTGTTAAACATGCTTTCGATCAACCAGCAAGCCGTTGCGGATTATGCTCGGGAATACAATTCTGCACCGAACATTTATTTACGGCAATCTTTTATGACCGCTGCTAAGGCATTCAAGGTGATTGATGCTCCCACACGGGGTATTATCGTGCCTTACGGTGACGAAGGTAAAAAATTGATAGGTGAGCTTTGCGGAGCATTTGAGGTTGAAAAACAATTCGAACTCTTGCGATGGGCGCAGCAATATACCGTCAACGTGTTTCCACACCAATTGGAAAAACTTCAAAAAGAAAAAGCCTTGCATGAAATACAAGATGGAGTGGATATTCTCTATCTTGCAGATGCGCGTTACTACAATGAGGATTTCGGATTGAGCTTAACACCCGAAGGAAAAATGGAGACTTATTGTGCCTGA
- the cas5c gene encoding type I-C CRISPR-associated protein Cas5, which yields MPDFRRSSIEFKVWGRFALFTDPLTKIGGEKCSYHIPTYEALKGITKSIYWKPTLIWVIDEVRVMKRIRTQTKGTKPLEYGGGNTLAIYTFLSDVEYQVRAHFEWNTNRSELAEDRNEAKHHIVAKRMLERGGRQDIFLGTRDCQGYVEFCEFGSGEGAYDTDGELTYGLMFHGFDYPDETGDNNLYTRFWQPTMVNGVIRFVRPEDCKDRKFVKEMAIKKFEREQNLLNVEKEEPLSLENLT from the coding sequence GTGCCTGATTTCAGAAGAAGCAGCATTGAATTTAAAGTATGGGGGCGATTTGCGCTGTTTACAGATCCTCTGACGAAAATCGGCGGTGAGAAGTGTTCTTATCATATTCCAACTTACGAAGCACTCAAGGGCATTACCAAGTCCATCTATTGGAAGCCCACACTTATTTGGGTTATTGATGAAGTGCGAGTGATGAAGCGCATTCGTACTCAGACAAAAGGAACCAAGCCGCTGGAATACGGTGGTGGCAACACCTTAGCGATTTATACCTTTCTATCGGATGTTGAATATCAGGTGAGAGCCCACTTTGAATGGAATACAAACCGATCCGAATTAGCGGAAGACCGTAACGAAGCCAAGCATCACATCGTCGCCAAGCGAATGCTGGAACGCGGCGGCCGCCAAGACATTTTTCTTGGCACCCGTGATTGCCAAGGCTATGTTGAGTTTTGCGAATTTGGTTCGGGTGAAGGAGCTTATGACACTGATGGCGAACTCACCTATGGTCTCATGTTTCACGGATTTGATTACCCGGACGAAACTGGTGATAACAATCTCTATACTCGTTTTTGGCAACCCACCATGGTGAATGGCGTAATTCGATTTGTTCGCCCAGAAGATTGTAAAGATCGCAAGTTCGTCAAAGAAATGGCTATCAAGAAATTTGAGCGCGAACAGAATCTTCTCAATGTAGAAAAAGAAGAACCACTGTCATTGGAGAATCTGACATGA